In Ferribacterium limneticum, a genomic segment contains:
- the hemL gene encoding glutamate-1-semialdehyde 2,1-aminomutase codes for MTSCNQQLFERAQRHIPGGVNSPVRAFRSVGGTPCFFQKGVGPKVQDADGKWYTDYVGSWGPMILGHAHPDVIAAVQAAVVDGLSFGAPTEKEVDIADLLCDLVPSMDMVRLVSSGTEATMSAIRLARGYTGRDILIKFEGCYHGHSDGLLVKAGSGLLTFGNPSSSGVPAGVAENTMVLTYNDPQELADAFAKHGDKIAAVIVEPVVGNMNLIAPTQAFLNAMRELCTKNGSVLIFDEVMTGFRVGLKSAQGLFGITPDLSTFGKVVGGGMPLGAFGGKRAIMEQIAPLGPVYQAGTLSGNPIATAAGLATLKLIQAPGFYEALTAKTKALCDGLVAAAKKHGVAFAAQNIGGMFGLYFADKCPGTYDEVLACDKEAFNRFFHAMLDAGHYFAPSAFEAGFVSAAHSDADIAATIAAADAYFATIK; via the coding sequence ATGACCTCATGCAACCAGCAACTGTTCGAACGCGCCCAGCGCCACATTCCGGGCGGCGTCAATTCGCCCGTCCGCGCCTTCCGTTCGGTTGGCGGCACGCCCTGTTTCTTCCAGAAGGGCGTCGGCCCCAAGGTGCAGGATGCCGACGGCAAGTGGTACACCGACTACGTTGGCTCGTGGGGCCCGATGATCCTCGGCCATGCCCATCCGGACGTGATCGCCGCCGTCCAGGCCGCTGTCGTCGACGGCCTGTCCTTCGGCGCGCCGACCGAGAAGGAAGTCGACATCGCCGACCTGCTCTGCGACCTGGTACCGTCGATGGACATGGTCCGCCTGGTTTCATCAGGCACCGAAGCGACGATGAGCGCCATCCGCCTGGCCCGTGGTTACACCGGCCGCGACATCCTGATCAAGTTCGAAGGCTGCTACCACGGCCACTCCGACGGCCTGCTCGTCAAGGCCGGCTCCGGCCTGCTGACCTTCGGCAATCCATCGTCAAGCGGCGTTCCGGCCGGCGTAGCCGAGAACACCATGGTCCTCACCTACAACGACCCGCAGGAACTGGCCGACGCCTTTGCCAAGCATGGCGACAAGATCGCCGCTGTCATCGTCGAACCGGTGGTCGGCAACATGAACCTGATCGCCCCGACCCAAGCCTTCCTGAACGCCATGCGTGAGTTGTGCACGAAAAACGGCTCGGTGCTGATTTTCGACGAAGTGATGACCGGTTTCCGCGTCGGCCTCAAAAGCGCGCAAGGCCTGTTCGGCATCACGCCGGACCTGTCCACCTTCGGCAAGGTGGTCGGCGGCGGCATGCCGCTCGGCGCCTTCGGCGGCAAACGCGCCATCATGGAACAGATCGCCCCGCTCGGCCCGGTCTATCAGGCCGGCACGCTGTCCGGCAACCCGATTGCCACGGCGGCCGGTCTGGCCACATTGAAGCTCATTCAGGCACCCGGTTTCTACGAAGCACTGACCGCCAAAACCAAGGCCTTGTGCGACGGCCTGGTCGCCGCCGCGAAAAAACATGGCGTCGCCTTCGCCGCCCAGAACATCGGCGGCATGTTCGGCCTCTATTTCGCCGATAAGTGCCCGGGCACCTACGACGAAGTGCTGGCCTGCGACAAGGAAGCCTTCAACCGCTTCTTCCACGCCATGCTCGACGCCGGCCATTACTTCGCGCCGTCGGCCTTCGAAGCCGGCTTCGTCTCGGCGGCACATAGCGATGCCGACATCGCGGCAACCATCGCGGCTGCCGACGCTTACTTCGCCACAATCAAGTGA
- the sugE gene encoding quaternary ammonium compound efflux SMR transporter SugE — protein sequence MSSASAWLILFVAGLCEIGWAVGLKYTEGFSRLGPSAATVVAMIASVVLLGWSLKVLPLGTAYAVWTGIGAVGTAILGIFLFGESKEVARLVSIGLIVAGIVGLKLLTPDSH from the coding sequence GTGAGCTCGGCTTCCGCCTGGCTGATCCTGTTCGTCGCCGGCCTTTGCGAGATCGGCTGGGCGGTCGGGCTCAAATACACCGAGGGTTTCAGCCGCCTGGGGCCATCGGCCGCGACGGTGGTGGCGATGATTGCCAGCGTCGTCCTGCTCGGCTGGTCGCTCAAGGTGCTGCCGCTCGGCACGGCCTACGCCGTGTGGACGGGCATCGGCGCCGTCGGTACGGCGATCCTCGGCATATTCCTGTTCGGTGAATCGAAGGAAGTGGCGCGGCTGGTCAGCATCGGGCTCATCGTTGCCGGCATCGTCGGTTTGAAGCTGCTGACGCCGGACTCGCACTGA